DNA sequence from the Deltaproteobacteria bacterium genome:
CTTCAACAACATGGGCGGCTGGTTACGCTCCGATTTCTACACGTTCGCGCTCTTCGATCTTGCCAACGGAGATTTTGCGACCTATTCGGAGCACGACCTGCCGCGGCCTGGCCGCCTCCGGCGTACCTACAAGCTCTCAGTCGCCGTGGGACATCTGGATGTCACGTTCGCATCAGCGCTTGGACCGTGTCAGTGGACGACACGCCGGCGCCCCGATGGCTCGCTTGAACCGTTCGCGTATCATCTCCAGCTTCGCGGTCGTGACGCGCAGGGAAAGATGATGCGCCTCGACATCGATGCCGATCCCGGCAAGCCACCGCTGCCCGTGGGCGGCGCCGAGTACGCCGGGGTGAAGACCTGCCTGGGGCAATACGGCACGCACTCGTATTTCCAGAGTAACGTCCGGGCGGTGGGCACGCTGGTGTGGGGCGACGTCCAGGAAGAGGTGGAGGGCGACGCCGGCTGGATCGATCGGCAGTGGACGCCGCGTCACCTGGGCGTCCACCAAGGCCTGCGTAGCCGGAACTATCGCCACGAGTGGCGCCAGTTGCATCTGGACAACGGCGTCGAGCTGAGCGTGTGGCTGCAGGTCGACCGCCGCCGCCACAATCGCCTGGTCCCGTTCTCGGGCGTGACGATGGCGAACGCCGCGGGCGACGTCACGGCGACCAGCCAGTTCGAGATCGAGCGCCTGACGTTCGTACGCGACCCCGGCGTGATCCGTCCACGTCTCTCCCTCACTCGCGGCGCAAAGTACTTCACAGATTGTTATCGGCTGCGCGTCCCGTTGTACGAACTCGACATCTACTCTGAACCGCTGATTGCCGCCCCCGCGCACGCCTTTCCGATCGAGTACTGGAGCGGCCCCACGCGGCTGCGTGGAACGATGCAGGGGCGCGAGGTGACGGGCTTCGGCTTCCACGAGCGCACGCTGGTGTTCGCCCGCGACTTCGAACTGGTCGACGTACTGCGTTCGAGCGTGCGGCACCTCGCGCCGGCAGTGTTCGCGCCGAACACTCCTGGGCCTCTGGAAGCGGCGAACATCATCTGGGAACTCGACGCGTTCCTCAGCCACGGCGACCGGGCGGCGGCGCGCCGGCATCTCGCGCTACATGTGCGGCCGATTCTCGAGCAGGTCCGTGACGACTGCCTCGCGCACTTGCTCACGATCGCCGACGACCTCGACGCGGCCCTCGCCCGGCGACGCGGTTAACCCTGATGTGACAGAACAGGGGTGGTGGGGTCGCAGTTTGCCAGCACCAGTTGCGCGGTCGGGGAGGGTTCCAACGTGCCGTTCTTTAACGTCATTGAGAATGAGGTTTTGGGAGGGCGAGGCTCCCGCCGAGCCACCGCACCATCAACGCGCCAGCGGCTCGCCGGAAGGCTCGCCCTCCCAGATTCTCCCACCGATCTATTGTCACATCAGGATTAATGTTCAGACGTCGTTCGGTTCGAAACCCCACGCGCGTAAGATCGCGGCCTCGTCGGTCACGCTCGTCGCCTTCTTGAAGCGCGCGCCTGAGCGTCCCTTCACACGCCGTTCGCAATCTGGCCAAGTCGAGTGCTTCATCGGCTTGCCGTCGACGACACTGAGATAGGAGTACGCTGCCACCTTGCTCTTGCCGCTCGAACCGGCGGAGCGCTTGGGCACACTCGTGTCGTCCGGGATATCGAGAATCGGAATCGGGTAGCCGATCAGAGGGCCGTCGTAGAGATCGGGCGGGTGCGCAAGCGCGAACCCGTCGGCGATCTCGTCGACGCGCTCGTTGCCCGGGACGCCGGTATGGCCGCGGACATAATTCCAGGCAATGGCGCCTCTGCCGCGCGCTTCCACTAGACCTGCGAGTTGCTCCCAGAGCTCGCGATTCAGCACATCCCCGCCGGCGGCGGTTTTCCAACCGCGTCGGCGCCACGCCCAGATCCATTCGCGGATACCGCGGATGACGTAGGTCGAGTCGGTGTAGAGCGCCAACGCGCCCGGTGTATCGCGCAAACGCCGCAGCGCCTCGATCGGGCCGGTGAGCTCCATCCGATTGTTGGTCGTGTGCGGCGCGCCGCCGCCAAGCTCGGAGACGTGACCGTCGGGCGTGACGATGACGACCCCCCACCCGCCACGCCCAGGGTTGCCCTTGGCCGCACCGTCGCTGAACACCACGATCGCCTGCTCGTACATTCCGATTCCTCACGCGTGCCTGTGCCCGGTTTGCGCGGATCGCGCAACTGCAGCCAACCGCGCGCAGCGGATCATTGCGTGGTCGACAAGGTGACCCCATGACCCATCTGCCGATTGCGTTGCTGCTCACCTGGTGCGATAGGCTGCCACACGAACCGACTGAGGGGAGGCGATGGAACCGGCGCAGATCGAACGCTTCTACCGCGACGAGTTCGGGCGCATCTTGGCGACCGTGATCCGGCTCGTCGGGGACTTCCATCTCGCCGAGGAGGCGGTGCAGGATGCGTTCACGGTGGCGCTCGACCAGTGGCCACGCGAAGGACCTCCCGCGAATCCGCGCGCGTGGATCATCTCGACCGCGCGCCACAAGGCCATCGACGCGCTGCGACGGACCGGACGCTT
Encoded proteins:
- a CDS encoding secreted hydrolase; translation: MKSDTGSVRPALDASAPWKHYPYVLSPSDPQLAFPAAEGDQGADGNTYYLAGRLRGLRSRREWAYFVVFTFNNMGGWLRSDFYTFALFDLANGDFATYSEHDLPRPGRLRRTYKLSVAVGHLDVTFASALGPCQWTTRRRPDGSLEPFAYHLQLRGRDAQGKMMRLDIDADPGKPPLPVGGAEYAGVKTCLGQYGTHSYFQSNVRAVGTLVWGDVQEEVEGDAGWIDRQWTPRHLGVHQGLRSRNYRHEWRQLHLDNGVELSVWLQVDRRRHNRLVPFSGVTMANAAGDVTATSQFEIERLTFVRDPGVIRPRLSLTRGAKYFTDCYRLRVPLYELDIYSEPLIAAPAHAFPIEYWSGPTRLRGTMQGREVTGFGFHERTLVFARDFELVDVLRSSVRHLAPAVFAPNTPGPLEAANIIWELDAFLSHGDRAAARRHLALHVRPILEQVRDDCLAHLLTIADDLDAALARRRG
- a CDS encoding ribonuclease HI; translated protein: MYEQAIVVFSDGAAKGNPGRGGWGVVIVTPDGHVSELGGGAPHTTNNRMELTGPIEALRRLRDTPGALALYTDSTYVIRGIREWIWAWRRRGWKTAAGGDVLNRELWEQLAGLVEARGRGAIAWNYVRGHTGVPGNERVDEIADGFALAHPPDLYDGPLIGYPIPILDIPDDTSVPKRSAGSSGKSKVAAYSYLSVVDGKPMKHSTWPDCERRVKGRSGARFKKATSVTDEAAILRAWGFEPNDV